The following are encoded together in the Sphaerodactylus townsendi isolate TG3544 linkage group LG12, MPM_Stown_v2.3, whole genome shotgun sequence genome:
- the GLE1 gene encoding mRNA export factor GLE1, with amino-acid sequence MPSEQFRMETLEALRSSRKGQLVYCRHWDPGEEFLEGYRAPPELSPYSGWVLERLLSRSPKEDPLVPCSAAEEGSPQVASLTNTFSPTSLLLSRPLSTEAPSNAQDCEKWRDLETNQEIVTAPPPSKCVEVEGLIRLHEESQRLKGKEELRKRLEHQQQVAKAASEEASEQLKRFEELKEVKQHQEYQDLRQLIENSSKETQGQQEKLKEEHQQRAKLLNRKLREAEQQRQRQEELERLRKEESQERLRRLYSIQEEVLQINQQIGVHHRHKDLPGIDLSAYSNRGNQICGEASRLVRTASERGFPAPVDMASAEQILLEMQGLIASMQEEIGLAMEEKRKHEEEVAAAAAAAAAAEERQKELQKQEFAKTQDPNPAKLVRGKSLEAGLQVKAAEKTLQWYQQLQKECQQCVASFSGLADSQDSQVKKIRMDLQKAATIPVSQISTRAGSQVKEIFDKINNFLSGKSVQSGGRNITVTQHPQGLEFAYFKLAEKFVKQGEEEVASHHEAAFPIAVVASGVWELHPKVGDLILAHLHKKCPYAVPFYPALKEGTPLEEYQRMLGYQVIDSKVEPQDNFLKRMSGMIRLYAAILQLRWPYGSSQGSHPHGLNHAWRWLAQMLNMEPLADVTATLLFDFLEVCGNALMRQYQVQFWKMMLLIREEYFPRIEAITSTGEMGSFMRFKQFLEKCLQRKEIPLPKGFLPPSFWKL; translated from the exons ATGCCGTCCGAGCAGTTCCGAATGGAGACCCTGGAGGCCCTCCGGAGCAGCCGCAAAGGGCAGCTGGTCTACTGCCGGCACTGGGACCCGGGCGAG GAATTTCTGGAAGGGTACAGAGCACCCCCTGAGCTGTCGCCCTATTCAGGTTGGGTGCTGGAACGACTGCTCTCCCGCTCTCCAAAGGAAGATCCTCTCGTTCCATGTTCAGCTGCTGAAGAAGGATCTCCTCAAGTGGCCTCTCTTACAAACACTTTTTCACCCACTAGCCTGTTGCTTTCCAGACCACTTTCAACAGAAGCACCAAGTAATGCCCAG GACTGTGAGAAATGGAGGGATCTGGAGACCAACCAGGAGATTGTTACTGCGCCTCCCCCTTCCAAATGCGTGGAGGTGGAAGGCCTCATACGCTTGCATGAGGAAAGCCAGAGGTTGAAGGGCAAG GAGGAGCTCAGGAAGCGCCTGGAACACCAGCAACAGGTGGCGAAGGCTGCCTCGGAGGAGGCGAGTGAACAGCTGAAGCGCTTTGAGGAGCTGAAGGAGGTCAAGCAGCATCAGGAATATCAAGACCTGCGGCAACTGATCGAGAACAG CTCCAAAGAAACTCAAGGGCaacaggaaaagctgaaggagGAGCATCAACAGAGAGCCAAG CTCTTGAACCGGAAACTGCGTGAGGCAGAGCAGCAGCGTCAGCGCCAAGAGGAACTGGAGCGCCTTCGCAAGGAGGAGAGCCAGGAGAGGCTCCGGCGCCTCTATTCCATCCAAGAGGAGGTGCTGCAGATCAATCAACAGATCGGTGTCCATCACAGGCATAAAGACTTGCCCGGGATTGACCTGTCAGCCTACAGCAACCGGGGCAACCAGATTTGCGGGGAAGCATCCAGACTCGTCCGCACGGCCAGCGAG AGAGGGTTTCCTGCTCCCGTGGACatggcctctgctgaacaaatACTCCTGGAAATGCAAGGGTTAATTGCCAGTATGCAAGAAGAGATTGGCCTAgccatggaagagaagagaaagcatGAGGAAGAggtggcagcggcggcggcggcggcggcagcagccgaggagaggcagaaagagttGCAGAAGCAGGAGTTTGCAAAAACCCAAGACCCAAACCCTGCAAAACTTGTCCGAGGGAAGTCTCTGGAGGCCG GACTTCAGgtgaaagcagcagagaaaactCTGCAGTGGTATCAGCAGCTCCAAAAAGAATGTCAGCAGTGTGTCGCTTCCTTCAGTGGGCTGGCTGACAGCCAAGACAGTCAG gtgaaaaaaatcagaatggaTTTGCAGAAGGCCGCCACCATCCCGGTCAGCCAGATTTCTACCAGAGCAG GTTCCCAGGTGAAGGAGATATTTGATAAGATCAATAATTTCCTTTCAGGAAAGTCAGTACAGAGTGGTGGACGCAACATAACTGTTACTCAACATCCTCAGGGCCTGGAGTTTGCTTATTTCAAGCTGGCAGAAAAGTTTGTG AAacaaggagaggaggaggtggcTTCGCATCACGAGGCAGCTTTCCCCATCGCGGTGGTGGCTTCCGGCGTCTGGGAGCTGCACCCCAAGGTCGGAGACCTCATTCTGGCACACCTGCACAAAAAGTGTCCTTACGCTGTCCCGTTCTACCCAGCACTGAAGGAAGGCACGCCCCTGGAAGAATATCAGAG GATGCTGGGTTACCAAGTTATAGATTCAAAGGTAGAGCCGCAGGATAACTTCCTGAAACGCATGTCTGGGATGATCCGCTTGTATGCTGCTATCCTCCAGCTTCGGTGGCCTTATGGAAGCAGTCAGGGG AGTCATCCTCATGGACTGAACCACGCTTGGCGTTGGCTGGCACAAATGCTGAACATGGAGCCTCTGGCAGATGTGACGGCCACACTTCTGTTTGACTTCTTGGAG GTTTGCGGGAACGCTCTCATGAGGCAATACCAGGTGCAGTTTTGGAAGATGATGCTACTTATCCGAGAAGAGTATTTCCCAAG AATTGAAGCAATTACTAGTACTGGAGAAATGGGCTCCTTTATGAGGTTCAAGCAGTTCTTAGAG aAATGTTTGCAACGGAAGGAAATTCCTTTACCCAAGGGCTTTTTGCCACCATCTTTCTGGAAGTTATGA